From Xiphophorus hellerii strain 12219 chromosome 9, Xiphophorus_hellerii-4.1, whole genome shotgun sequence, a single genomic window includes:
- the LOC116725915 gene encoding abnormal spindle-like microcephaly-associated protein homolog has translation MDYNLTSGTSSILRKYLLVKLRLRLRKISAEVREEDKLCNKTSSALEYLLRYKHFSFILEALKNLEAATRLSPECCERLVGSDATGVIFTLIRSCNRSGPCMEVITFSVQILLNLSKYHLTIEAVYSVENSLETLLDLLQKYREKAGDKVAEKGGSIFTKACFLLALLLQDERRAQEVVKLPKVLDRIRSIYRLTARKHKMDEERSITRQRINASINGSFFVPPTPRKSKPPPKFAPDWVLRKDKLKDVVDPLRAIQMVAETLAIVL, from the exons atggactataacttgacatcag gtacttcatcaatattaaggaaatatttactcgTGAAGCTGAGGCTCCGCTTGCGCAAAATCTCTGCTGAAGTACGAGAGGAAGacaaactctgcaacaaaacCTCTTCTGCGCTGGAGTATCTCCTCCGATACAAACACTTCTCCTTCATCCTGGAGGCCCTGAAGAACCTCG AGGCCGCCACCAGGCTGTCGCCAGAGTGCTGCGAGCGGCTGGTGGGAAGCGACGCCACCGGTGTCATCTTCACGCTGATACGCAGCTGCAACCGGAGCGGACCCTGCATGGAGGTCATCACCTTCTCCGTCCAGATCCTCCTCAACCTCTCCAAG TACCACCTGACCATAGAGGCGGTGTATTCGGTGGAAAACTCCCTGGAAACGCTGCTGGATTTACTGCAGAAATACCGGGAGAAAGCCGGGGACAAGGTGGCCGAAAAGGGCGGCAGCATCTTCACCAAAGCCTGCTTCCTTctcgctctgctgctgcaggacgaGCGCCGCGCTCAG GAGGTGGTGAAGCTGCCTAAAGTTTTGGACCGGATACGCAGCATCTACCGGCTCACCGCGCGGAAACACAAAATGGACGAAGAGCGCAGCATCACCAGGCAGAGAATCAACGCCTCGATCAACGGGAGCTTCTTTGTTCCGCCAACGCCGCGCAAATCCAAACCGCCACCAAA GTTTGCACCAGATTGGGTTCTGAGGAAGGACAAACTGAAAGACGTCGTCGATCCCCTCAGGGCGATCCAGATGGTGGCGGAAACGCTCGCCATCgttttataa